TAATTAATTAGGTAATGAAGCTTTAATTCACACTCTGTTTTTTGGTTTGACAGTctgttttattcatttcttttctttttttttactaaaatctTTCTAAAGACTAGTTGATTGTTTACGGATGAGTTTTCTTGATAAAGTTTAGTACTTTAAGCTTGTGAAGTAAAATTGCATGTTTGGTCTGGTAGTCTGATTCTTTTATTGCTGATTATTTTGtgaaaaatctatatatatatagatatatattcttttagcaTTAGACGCATATTTTTTGAGGATGCTTCAAGAATCAGGTTTCAGTGCGTTTATATCATATCCATATCCTGCTTTTGATCCATTTCAATCAGTGAATATTAACATGTTTGGGAATTTGAACGGAGAAGCAAATAAATGGCAATGTTTTGTTGTCAAGAAACAATTCATGTATCCTTATGAACTTTGTATATCTTTTAGAACACAGATTCAGCATTTATGTTTTATGCATTGAGTTTCAGTTCTGAACCTGGAGAATGTTGACGGGATACACAGAGGGTCTGTCAGAGATTGGATCATCGAAGGATCACTTACTTTCCGATCCTGAAGCCGCGTTGGACGACGACGACGACGACGATGAAGTGGAGTCTGAACAGATACTGTACACGGCCTCCTTTGAGGAGCTTGGGAAAAGTACCTTGAAGTATGATACCGTTATATGGGTTTCTATATCATTGTTGCTGGTTTTAGCTTGGGGAGTAGGTATTCTTATGTTGCTATATTTGCCCATCAGAAGATACGTGTTTAGACAGGAGATTTCATCACGCAAACTCTATGTTACGCCCAACGAAATTGTGTATAAGGTACATATTTATGTCTTGTTGTGGTGCTCTCTCTCTTTGGGGTTGGCATATTGAATTCGTTCCTCTTGTCGTTCATAGTGAACTAGATGCAACTATAGTTATCATTTTTTCCTTGTGTCAAGGTTTCAAGGCCTTCATTCATACCCTTTTGGGGAGTCACGGTAATTGACAAGCGTGTTCCTCTTTCCTTTGTGATTGATATCATCATTGAACAAGGTAAGATGCAACTTGGTCTTTCTATTGCCTCTTCCCAttggttatttttcttttataattctatttacCAGATAAATTATATTGGTTATATCTATGTACATGTTTCTCTTCCATTACTTGTTGTCCATGCAAATGGCCCAAAGGAAGAAGAAGTGATTTTGTACTGCCCTCTTTTCTGTTAGCCATCCTATGTGTTATACAGCTAAGAATTCCTAAACTATGGATCAATTATTGGttgatattgattttcttctaataaaattttgggCAGTTAGAGTCGAAACTCTATTTGGCTTATCGTGTAACAGTAAAttgtatatcttttttttaatgtgatgGATATGGTAAGCTACTTAATCGAGCTAAACTAATGCAACTGTTTATTTAATAACCTTTGTGTGGAAACagattctttttatgtttactAGGGAGATATTTAAATGCTGTTGATATTTGTAGGCTGGCTACAGTCTATTTATGGAATCCATACATTTAGAGTTGAAAGTATAGCACATGGAAAAGCTGCACCTGTTGATGAACTGCAAGTTCAAGGTGTTGTTAGCCCTTCATTTCTGAGAAAGGTAACGCAAAGTTGATCCTTGAAATTATCTGATTGTGCCGTTATTATCAAACAAAAATGAACAGTAAATATTAGCTACACTAGATGAGTTTAGAATTTCTTACAGGTCATAATAACAGAAGCTGCAAAGAATATACGGGATGATGGAAGAGGTTGGAGACCTGCTGCTCTCACAGGGGAAGGAGACAGTATGTCTAGAATGGGATCATTGGGTGAGGGACCAGCTGCTTTTAAATCACCATCCAAAACCTGGAAGGCATGTGAGATTCTTTTTTCCATATTCTCTGAAAGTTGTGTTTGATCCAAATGCAGGAATTGGTAATGCTCCTTGGTCCACCTTTACAATCTAATAGAGATTTATAGACCCtttgaatattattattttggtgACTTCAATATCACTTATGTGGCATGAGTGAGCTTTTGCTTCATAGTGTGTTAATAGCAAGCCTGCCTTAACTGCGAGTTTAGTCATTTTCCTTTTGTACTCTACTTTACATGCTTATCTGAATGTCCCTAGTTTCTACTTATACTTTGGAGTGGCACTCATTGTCGGCAGCTTTCTTTTGCTACCAAAACCATACCTCATTACATGCTGAGCCTCTTTTAGTACTTGGAGAATATACTTTAGAATTATAGGAAGCATCCTTCTCCTTTCCAAGTTTTCTGAGAATCTAATTGAATGTGCCACTTCCTAAAGGCTCGGGATACATAATAGGAAGTTTAGAACACAATGGAGTTCATAGAGATGGCTAGTTCTATTCTATCTCTACTGCTCTTTTAAGTAGAATGGATACTTAGCTATTACCTTTATTAGTATATCTACGTCATGCAGGTGATGAATTCTCCACGCTATGCATCATTGGAGCCTAGAAGTGCAATCCCTGGTGAAGTGCTGCTAAATAAGCTTGAAGAAGTCAGTAAATCAGTTAAGGTGTGGAATGTTGCATTTTTATGGAATGTAGTGGAACTGCATGGAAATAAATTAGTTCGGAGATTATTTCAGtctgaaaaatattttcatatgtTCCCTCCTGAAGCTAGCAGCAACAGTTTCATTTAATGTGGTGGCAAACCTTATTTTTTAACACTTtcaatttttgatattattatccACACTCTTTCACAGTACATATGTGATTGGATAACAGTAACTTCTCCATAACAGAAAGCGTGCCCTTTTTCACTTTggtttcttgttgagagtttTTTGTATGCGTTCTTTTTTTAAGGATATTTAATGtgcctttattttcttcatgaGCAGAAAATTGAGCTGCTCATTGAGAAGTCCCAAACTGACCCAGAAAGCAGTCAGAACTAACTTGAAAAATAAGGTCTTTCGAGGCTCCAATCTGTAAGGCAGGAGCTTTTCTGGTTAGCTGAAGAACAATCCCGCAGAACCCAAATCGTGGTAAGCAGCTAATGCTATGCAGGGTTGCTTCGTATTGTATAGGATCCAAGTGGGACGTTTTTCTACCCAGCATATTTGAAACCTCAGTTGGTAattggtttttttttcttttcttttttcttttcttcttggtGGAAGCAGATTTTAATACTGGATTTCTGCAATATTCTTCTTAAACTTTTGATGTTGTAGAGAATTCCACCAAGTGATTGGTTTTCATTTGTTTGTATAAAGTTAGTTTCGATCccttatttgttttaaaaatcttaatgcAAGGCCAGACTGATTTTTGTGAAGTTTGGTCTTATTTCAGTCTTTTCCATCTAATCTTCTTGTTCACTTTTCATTTCCTGTTGTATCTCCGGCTTCCAGGGGTTGATCTTTATAGTACAAAATATTACACTTTTGTCATTGTCTCTGCCCCTTCTGCTTACTATGGCTGTGCAATACCCAAGTCTTGGAAGTGAGCGgacaatttgtatattttacaAGGTATCTCGAGATGcacttccttttttttttttttatatataacaaGCACAAGAAGGAAATATCCTTTCTTTTCATCCAAAATTTTGTACATTCTGTATCTGTTAATTTCATCAAGCATATTATGCTAGGAAATAAACAGAAACCTCTGAAAGAGCAAGTTAGATTtcaaattctaattatatcAGAAGCTCAGCAATGTATATCTATCTCAAATATATTACATACACGATGAGGAGATTTAAGTAATCTATACTGGTACACTTCCTGTCTTACCATCTCCCCTTCTGGTCCCCAAGACCTTCTGTGCCCTttttacaatataaataatgtcttgcattttcattattcattTTCATGCACTCAGCAAGCAGAAAACGAAAAGTCATTGACACTACATTTATTTGCTTTCCAACCTTTATATCAACTGTTAATAGAAGttcagaaaaggaaaagaaaaaccttaACTACAAACAAATTTCGGCTATGCATGATGAAAAATGGCATGGCATTTACAGCTTCT
The Ricinus communis isolate WT05 ecotype wild-type chromosome 1, ASM1957865v1, whole genome shotgun sequence DNA segment above includes these coding regions:
- the LOC8258533 gene encoding uncharacterized protein LOC8258533 isoform X7 → MLTGYTEGLSEIGSSKDHLLSDPEAALDDDDDDDEVESEQILYTASFEELGKSTLKYDTVIWVSISLLLVLAWGVGILMLLYLPIRRYVFRQEISSRKLYVTPNEIVYKVSRPSFIPFWGVTVIDKRVPLSFVIDIIIEQGWLQSIYGIHTFRVESIAHGKAAPVDELQVQGVVSPSFLRKNFLQVIITEAAKNIRDDGRGWRPAALTGEGDSMSRMGSLGEGPAAFKSPSKTWKACDEFSTLCIIGA
- the LOC8258533 gene encoding uncharacterized protein LOC8258533 isoform X1; translated protein: MLTGYTEGLSEIGSSKDHLLSDPEAALDDDDDDDEVESEQILYTASFEELGKSTLKYDTVIWVSISLLLVLAWGVGILMLLYLPIRRYVFRQEISSRKLYVTPNEIVYKVSRPSFIPFWGVTVIDKRVPLSFVIDIIIEQGWLQSIYGIHTFRVESIAHGKAAPVDELQVQGVVSPSFLRKNFLQVIITEAAKNIRDDGRGWRPAALTGEGDSMSRMGSLGEGPAAFKSPSKTWKVMNSPRYASLEPRSAIPGEVLLNKLEEVSKSVKVWNVAFLWNVVELHGNKLVRRLFQSEKYFHMFPPEASSNSFI
- the LOC8258533 gene encoding uncharacterized protein LOC8258533 isoform X3 yields the protein MLTGYTEGLSEIGSSKDHLLSDPEAALDDDDDDDEVESEQILYTASFEELGKSTLKYDTVIWVSISLLLVLAWGVGILMLLYLPIRRYVFRQEISSRKLYVTPNEIVYKVSRPSFIPFWGVTVIDKRVPLSFVIDIIIEQGWLQSIYGIHTFRVESIAHGKAAPVDELQVQGVVSPSFLRKNFLQVIITEAAKNIRDDGRGWRPAALTGEGDSMSRMGSLGEGPAAFKSPSKTWKVMNSPRYASLEPRSAIPGEVLLNKLEEVSKSVKKIELLIEKSQTDPESSQN
- the LOC8258533 gene encoding uncharacterized protein LOC8258533 isoform X4 encodes the protein MLTGYTEGLSEIGSSKDHLLSDPEAALDDDDDDDEVESEQILYTASFEELGKSTLKYDTVIWVSISLLLVLAWGVGILMLLYLPIRRYVFRQEISSRKLYVTPNEIVYKVSRPSFIPFWGVTVIDKRVPLSFVIDIIIEQGWLQSIYGIHTFRVESIAHGKAAPVDELQVQGVVSPSFLRKVIITEAAKNIRDDGRGWRPAALTGEGDSMSRMGSLGEGPAAFKSPSKTWKVMNSPRYASLEPRSAIPGEVLLNKLEEVSKSVKKIELLIEKSQTDPESSQN
- the LOC8258533 gene encoding uncharacterized protein LOC8258533 isoform X5, which encodes MLTGYTEGLSEIGSSKDHLLSDPEAALDDDDDDDEVESEQILYTASFEELGKSTLKRYVFRQEISSRKLYVTPNEIVYKVSRPSFIPFWGVTVIDKRVPLSFVIDIIIEQGWLQSIYGIHTFRVESIAHGKAAPVDELQVQGVVSPSFLRKNFLQVIITEAAKNIRDDGRGWRPAALTGEGDSMSRMGSLGEGPAAFKSPSKTWKVMNSPRYASLEPRSAIPGEVLLNKLEEVSKSVKVWNVAFLWNVVELHGNKLVRRLFQSEKYFHMFPPEASSNSFI
- the LOC8258533 gene encoding uncharacterized protein LOC8258533 isoform X2, which translates into the protein MLTGYTEGLSEIGSSKDHLLSDPEAALDDDDDDDEVESEQILYTASFEELGKSTLKYDTVIWVSISLLLVLAWGVGILMLLYLPIRRYVFRQEISSRKLYVTPNEIVYKVSRPSFIPFWGVTVIDKRVPLSFVIDIIIEQGWLQSIYGIHTFRVESIAHGKAAPVDELQVQGVVSPSFLRKVIITEAAKNIRDDGRGWRPAALTGEGDSMSRMGSLGEGPAAFKSPSKTWKVMNSPRYASLEPRSAIPGEVLLNKLEEVSKSVKVWNVAFLWNVVELHGNKLVRRLFQSEKYFHMFPPEASSNSFI
- the LOC8258533 gene encoding uncharacterized protein LOC8258533 isoform X6; protein product: MLTGYTEGLSEIGSSKDHLLSDPEAALDDDDDDDEVESEQILYTASFEELGKSTLKYDTVIWVSISLLLVLAWGVGILMLLYLPIRRYVFRQEISSRKLYVTPNEIVYKVSRPSFIPFWGVTVIDKRVPLSFVIDIIIEQGWLQSIYGIHTFRVESIAHGKAAPVDELQVQGVVSPSFLRKNFLQVIITEAAKNIRDDGRGWRPAALTGEGDSMSRMGSLGEGPAAFKSPSKTWKACEILFSIFSESCV